In Gemmatimonadales bacterium, the genomic stretch GCACACCCCGACGACGAGGACACCGAGCTGCTCACGTTGCTCTCTCGCGGCTTGGGCGTGGATGCCGCGTACTTGTCGCTGTCGCGCGGCGAGGGAGGTCAGAACCTCATCGGTCCCGAGCTGGGAGATGCGCTCGGGCTCATCCGTTCGGGTGAGCTGCTCGCCGCGCGCTCGCTCGACGGCGCTCACCAGTTCTTCACCCGTGGCTTCGACTTCGGGTTCTCGAAATCGCTCGACGAGACCTCGCGCTTCTGGCCCCCGGACACGATCCTCGCCGACGTGATGCGCGTGATCCGGCGGTTCCGGCCGCAGGCCATCGTCGCCGTCTTCGGCGGCACCCCGCGCGACGGTCACGGCCAGCACCAGATGTCCGGCGTCGTGGCGCGGCGAGCATTCGAGCTGCTCCGTGACTCGGTCTGGGGCCCGAAGAAGCTCTACGGCAGCGCCCGCTTCGACACCGCGGCGGCCACTCTCCGCATCGCGTCGGGCCAGCTGGATCCAGTCGAGGGGCGCTCTTATCTCCAGCTTGCCATGGCGGGACGGAGCCTCCACCGCTCGCAGGACATGGGGCAGCTCCAGCGGCTCGGCACTTCGACGATCCGCCTGGCGCTCATCCAGCCGGCGCCCGGCCCCGCCGCGCTTGCGGGTACGGCCTCCCGTGCGCCGGGGGACGCGCTGTTCCGCGGGATCGACACCTCGCTCGCGCCCGGCCTCAGCCGCTACGCGATGCTGATCGACTCGGCCCGTACCCTCTTGGGTCCGAGGACGACGGAGCGGGTGACGACACTTCTGTTGCGCGCGCTGGCCGAGCTGAGGCGGGCCGGCCCGGCCGACTTCCGGCGCGGGAAGGAGCCGCTGCTCGAGGAGGCGATCGCCAATGCCGCCGGGGTGGTCGTGGACGCGGTGGCCGATGACGGGCGAGTCGCGCCGGAGCAGGCGCTGAACGCGTCGGTGAGCACTTGGAATGCGGGGCGGGCCGCGGTCTCCGTTCGCGAAGCGGAGATAGAGGCGCCGCAGGGCTGGAGCGTGGCGCAGGCCCAAGCGCCGGCCGCCGCTAGTGGCGAGGACCCGATCCGTGCCGCGTTCACGGCGACCAGCGGAGTCGAGACGCGCCGCTTCACCGTGACAGCTCCGGCCTCGGCCGATCC encodes the following:
- a CDS encoding PIG-L family deacetylase, which produces MRRFVAVAVALVTLAPCAVAQQLAPPSTGGIAALDHALGLLNQNKRVLIIAAHPDDEDTELLTLLSRGLGVDAAYLSLSRGEGGQNLIGPELGDALGLIRSGELLAARSLDGAHQFFTRGFDFGFSKSLDETSRFWPPDTILADVMRVIRRFRPQAIVAVFGGTPRDGHGQHQMSGVVARRAFELLRDSVWGPKKLYGSARFDTAAATLRIASGQLDPVEGRSYLQLAMAGRSLHRSQDMGQLQRLGTSTIRLALIQPAPGPAALAGTASRAPGDALFRGIDTSLAPGLSRYAMLIDSARTLLGPRTTERVTTLLLRALAELRRAGPADFRRGKEPLLEEAIANAAGVVVDAVADDGRVAPEQALNASVSTWNAGRAAVSVREAEIEAPQGWSVAQAQAPAAASGEDPIRAAFTATSGVETRRFTVTAPASADPSTPYFLARPRVGALYDWSAAPDSLRGEPFDPPLLMVRVTLDVNGTPITLRREISQRYNDQARGEVRKPVVVVPTVGVSVTPEVLVWPVPAAGTRSVTVELVHGARGRTEGEVRLELPGGWPDVPARRFVLEGEDTRRSFTFEVRAPRNLAPGEYAIHAVAMAGGRRDDHASVVVEYPHIRPVAYVTSATVRVAAASLTLPSARRVGYVRGAADVVPELLTSVGLPVAVLGATDLERGDLSAYDVIVIGSRAYETDSGLVANNGRLLDYVRGGGRLIVQYQQYQFVRGGF